In Mongoliitalea daihaiensis, one DNA window encodes the following:
- a CDS encoding DUF4843 domain-containing protein → MKRIFGIFSMVVALFFSSCIEQDYALWEGSLVEFQQAVVLNPVAGQTFPRVTVPNTQGSVNLQVNFVSAHRANDEVITYKVVPEGTTAVAGTDYTITGTATIPANSSFATVTVNIVNTGAIGGSVDLLLELEGNATIQPSERYKQVQVRITRPNPPAEG, encoded by the coding sequence ATGAAAAGAATATTTGGTATATTTTCAATGGTTGTAGCCTTGTTTTTCTCTTCTTGTATAGAGCAAGACTACGCCCTATGGGAAGGTTCCTTGGTAGAGTTTCAACAAGCAGTGGTGTTAAACCCAGTTGCTGGTCAGACTTTCCCACGTGTGACTGTTCCTAATACTCAAGGCTCGGTAAATTTGCAAGTGAACTTCGTAAGTGCTCACAGAGCGAATGACGAGGTCATCACTTATAAAGTAGTTCCTGAAGGTACAACTGCTGTTGCTGGTACTGATTACACAATCACTGGTACTGCAACAATTCCAGCTAATTCATCTTTTGCAACTGTAACAGTAAACATTGTAAATACTGGTGCAATTGGTGGTTCTGTTGATTTATTATTGGAGTTGGAAGGTAATGCTACCATTCAACCTAGTGAGAGATACAAGCAAGTGCAGGTACGTATTACACGTCCGAACCCACCTGCTGAAGGTTAA
- the sppA gene encoding signal peptide peptidase SppA, whose amino-acid sequence MKFLGNVLAVIVGLLVFSVLSFFIFAGIIAAISASDSEVKVRENSVLHLNLNGRVLVERTNANDPDFSSIDLFGGISTVGLSNIKTAVSAAKNNENIKGIYLRAGFFSAGQAGLKEIRDALVDFKESGKFIISYDEVYGESGYYLSSVADEVYMNPSGMLEFNGFSSEIVFLKGMFQKIEVEPVVFRVGDFKSAVEPFLLDKMSDENRLQTETFLGDLNNFALKEIAESRKISLDKITEINNQMLVRKVQDAQELNLVDNLWYEDQVIDHMKEKMGLTEDDKISLTNITRMNAAAPSKNKLSKNRIAVIIAEGDIVDGRAEGSISSEVFKEEVRKARKNDDIKAVVIRINSPGGSALASEVIWRELEECSKVKPVIASMGEVAASGGYYIAAAADTIVAQPNTITGSIGIFALWFNAQGLLNNKLGITTDVAKTGEFSDFLSAARKLSEGEKAIFQNQVEQGYDTFLSRVASGRNMSKEDVMKVASGRVWSGIRAQEVGLVDILGGLEDAVQIAATKADIADDFRVIYYPESKPWFERFLNQFTSDVQSYYQIRKYGELYPIIKQVEKVNQYKGVMVRLPYDIEVK is encoded by the coding sequence ATGAAATTCTTAGGAAATGTATTAGCCGTCATTGTAGGCTTACTTGTCTTTTCTGTATTGAGCTTTTTTATCTTTGCTGGAATCATTGCAGCCATCTCTGCCTCTGATAGCGAAGTAAAAGTGCGTGAGAACTCGGTCCTTCACTTGAATTTGAACGGTCGGGTTTTGGTAGAGCGAACCAATGCAAATGATCCTGATTTTTCCTCTATCGATTTATTTGGAGGAATCTCTACTGTGGGCCTTTCCAATATCAAAACGGCCGTTTCAGCCGCCAAAAACAATGAAAATATTAAAGGAATATACCTCAGAGCTGGATTTTTCTCTGCAGGACAAGCGGGCTTAAAAGAAATAAGAGATGCCTTGGTCGATTTTAAAGAATCAGGGAAATTTATCATCAGTTATGATGAAGTCTATGGAGAAAGTGGATATTACCTCAGTTCTGTTGCAGATGAAGTGTATATGAACCCATCTGGAATGCTGGAATTTAATGGATTTTCTTCGGAAATCGTATTTTTGAAAGGCATGTTTCAAAAAATTGAAGTAGAACCTGTCGTATTTCGTGTGGGCGATTTCAAAAGTGCTGTGGAGCCATTTTTACTTGACAAAATGAGTGATGAAAATAGGTTACAAACTGAAACATTCTTAGGTGATCTCAATAATTTTGCACTGAAAGAAATCGCCGAAAGCAGGAAAATTTCTTTAGACAAAATCACCGAAATCAATAACCAAATGCTTGTCAGGAAGGTACAGGATGCTCAAGAGTTAAATCTTGTAGACAACTTATGGTACGAAGATCAGGTAATTGATCATATGAAAGAAAAGATGGGTCTAACCGAAGATGATAAAATTAGCTTGACTAACATCACCCGCATGAATGCTGCAGCACCATCCAAAAATAAACTATCCAAAAATAGAATTGCTGTCATCATCGCAGAAGGTGATATCGTGGACGGAAGAGCGGAAGGTTCTATAAGCTCAGAAGTATTCAAAGAGGAAGTTCGCAAAGCAAGAAAAAACGATGACATTAAAGCTGTAGTGATCCGTATCAACTCACCTGGTGGCTCTGCACTTGCTTCCGAAGTAATCTGGAGAGAATTAGAGGAGTGCAGCAAAGTTAAGCCTGTAATTGCCTCAATGGGTGAAGTAGCCGCATCTGGGGGATATTACATCGCCGCTGCTGCTGACACCATTGTAGCCCAACCAAATACCATCACGGGCTCGATTGGAATCTTTGCCTTATGGTTCAATGCACAAGGTTTGCTAAACAATAAATTAGGAATTACAACTGACGTTGCCAAAACTGGTGAGTTTTCTGATTTTTTAAGTGCCGCCCGTAAATTATCAGAAGGCGAAAAAGCCATTTTTCAAAATCAAGTGGAACAAGGATACGATACCTTTTTGAGCCGTGTAGCGTCTGGTAGAAACATGAGCAAAGAAGATGTCATGAAAGTGGCTTCTGGTCGTGTATGGTCAGGTATACGCGCACAAGAAGTGGGTTTAGTAGATATTTTAGGTGGACTAGAAGATGCCGTACAAATTGCCGCAACAAAAGCTGACATCGCTGATGATTTCCGTGTAATCTACTATCCTGAGTCCAAGCCTTGGTTTGAGCGTTTTTTAAATCAATTTACCAGCGACGTTCAATCCTATTACCAAATCAGAAAATACGGGGAATTATACCCCATCATCAAACAGGTTGAAAAAGTCAATCAGTACAAAGGAGTGATGGTACGGTTACCGTATGATATTGAAGTGAAGTAA
- a CDS encoding SusC/RagA family TonB-linked outer membrane protein, whose product MRKVLLLGLALLFATASAFAQGRVVTGTVTSGEDGLPIPGASVIVKGTTIGTATDLDGKYSLNVPQGSNVLVISFVGSTTQELTIGNRSQVNAVLQPDTRNLEEFVVTGYGTQPKREVTGAVSSVKGELIENLPLQSFDRALQGRAAGVQVRSNNGLPGGAVNIRIRGVGSINAGNEPLFIIDGVQMNNSSNAAFTQSNPLAFLNPNDIESMEILKDAASAAIYGSQAANGVVIITTKRGKQGKARFEFNAFAGQTQPIKFLDVMNGPEWYSMRAEALTNGGDGIARARALSNMGRLPGNWQTLSPEELDAVGAGLESYDWQRELMGNGNLQNYELSVSGGDAKTTYFLSGSYNYQESSFRPVDFERGTFRMALSHQANERLNIETSVNLSTFQQNVPFAVDGAFLGSPQFSSSAILPHNPIRNEDGSFNTAIAGVLGQNIALVNEFNTGLQRTNTVVGNIVANYKIADNLTFRSLFGLDYRLLQGDNYRDPRTPDGAGVVGRSSVQSDWRTRFITTQTLNWNKTFNNVHNVSALLGGEFLSETREGVSGAGIGFPTFQFRTIQSAATPESITGFWTGYRRIGFFGSANYDYKKKYLFTATARYDGSSRFGANNRFGLFPSVRGGWNIVEEGFLKDSETISDLKLRASWGRTGNDQIGNFAARGLYGGAGNYSGQAGIRPSSLANLDLGWETNETFNLGLDYGFFGNRVTGSLDLFDRRTKDLLLSQPILWTNGFGSISNNVGELQNKGIEFEISTVNIDRGGFKWTTSFNFSRIWNRIVSLYDGLEALPANPGLAVGQPVGNPGTDGVAAPGSWFTQEFAGVNPATGRPMWFDIDRNITYLPLAADRVYLGSNLATHYGGFNNTFSFKGFDVTAFFTYEYGAVVSDGQFNFLNELGTRLTLNGLREVYDARWTEPGQITHVPRLYVTAAGNANEVRSLSRNAGSATLLKADFIRLAQLTVGYNFKPSMLRSLGLSRARVYAQGLNLLTFSDYPGYDPEFAGAATGATPLTRNIQFGVQIGF is encoded by the coding sequence ATGAGGAAAGTTTTACTTCTAGGACTTGCGCTCTTGTTTGCAACAGCATCCGCTTTTGCACAAGGACGTGTGGTGACTGGAACGGTAACATCCGGTGAGGATGGACTGCCGATTCCTGGCGCTTCAGTCATAGTGAAAGGTACCACTATTGGTACAGCTACCGACTTAGACGGTAAGTATTCACTAAACGTTCCACAAGGCAGCAATGTGCTTGTGATTAGCTTCGTGGGTTCCACAACTCAGGAGTTGACAATCGGTAACCGTTCTCAGGTGAACGCGGTACTTCAGCCAGATACTAGAAACTTGGAAGAGTTTGTAGTAACTGGATATGGTACGCAGCCTAAAAGAGAAGTGACCGGTGCAGTTTCATCTGTAAAAGGTGAATTGATCGAGAACCTTCCATTGCAGTCTTTTGACCGTGCATTGCAAGGTCGTGCTGCTGGTGTGCAGGTAAGATCTAACAATGGTCTTCCAGGTGGTGCTGTAAACATCCGTATTCGTGGTGTAGGTTCCATCAACGCTGGTAATGAGCCATTGTTTATTATTGATGGTGTTCAGATGAACAACTCATCGAATGCTGCCTTTACTCAGTCTAACCCTTTGGCCTTCTTGAACCCTAATGACATCGAGTCTATGGAGATATTGAAAGATGCTGCTTCTGCGGCTATCTACGGTTCTCAAGCGGCTAACGGTGTTGTAATCATTACTACCAAAAGAGGTAAGCAAGGTAAAGCAAGATTTGAATTCAATGCATTTGCAGGCCAAACGCAACCTATCAAATTCTTGGACGTGATGAACGGTCCTGAATGGTACAGCATGCGTGCTGAAGCTCTTACAAACGGGGGTGACGGTATCGCAAGAGCGAGAGCTTTATCTAATATGGGTAGACTTCCAGGTAACTGGCAGACACTTTCTCCAGAGGAGCTAGATGCTGTCGGTGCTGGACTTGAGTCTTATGACTGGCAAAGAGAATTGATGGGTAATGGTAATCTGCAGAACTATGAACTATCAGTTTCTGGTGGTGATGCGAAAACCACATATTTCCTTTCAGGTTCTTATAATTATCAGGAGTCTTCTTTCCGTCCAGTGGATTTTGAAAGAGGAACCTTTAGAATGGCTTTGAGTCATCAGGCCAATGAGCGTTTGAATATTGAGACCTCGGTCAACTTATCTACATTCCAGCAGAATGTACCTTTTGCGGTTGATGGTGCGTTCTTGGGTTCACCTCAGTTCTCTTCCTCCGCTATTTTGCCTCATAATCCTATCAGAAATGAAGATGGATCATTCAATACGGCAATTGCAGGCGTTTTAGGTCAAAATATTGCTCTTGTAAACGAGTTCAACACTGGTTTGCAAAGAACAAATACTGTAGTAGGTAATATTGTTGCTAACTACAAAATTGCTGATAACTTAACTTTCAGATCTTTATTTGGTTTGGATTACAGATTATTGCAAGGTGATAACTACCGTGATCCACGTACGCCTGATGGAGCTGGTGTAGTTGGACGTAGTTCCGTTCAGTCTGACTGGAGAACTCGTTTCATTACTACACAGACATTGAACTGGAACAAAACATTCAACAATGTTCACAATGTATCTGCCTTATTAGGGGGCGAATTCCTTTCTGAAACTAGAGAAGGTGTTTCTGGAGCAGGTATTGGATTCCCAACTTTCCAATTCAGAACTATTCAGTCTGCTGCTACTCCTGAATCAATCACAGGTTTTTGGACTGGTTACAGAAGAATTGGTTTCTTTGGATCAGCTAACTATGATTACAAGAAAAAATATTTATTTACTGCTACAGCTCGTTACGATGGTTCTTCCCGTTTCGGTGCTAACAACAGATTTGGTTTGTTCCCATCTGTTCGAGGTGGTTGGAATATCGTTGAAGAAGGTTTCTTGAAAGATAGCGAAACTATATCAGACTTAAAATTAAGAGCTTCTTGGGGTCGTACAGGTAATGACCAAATTGGAAACTTTGCAGCTAGAGGTCTATATGGCGGTGCTGGTAACTACAGCGGTCAGGCTGGTATCAGACCATCATCTTTGGCAAATCTTGACTTAGGTTGGGAAACTAACGAAACTTTCAACCTTGGTTTGGACTATGGTTTCTTTGGAAACAGAGTGACTGGTTCCTTAGATTTATTTGACAGAAGAACTAAAGACTTGTTATTAAGTCAGCCGATTTTGTGGACAAATGGTTTTGGCTCTATATCCAATAACGTTGGTGAATTGCAGAATAAGGGTATTGAATTCGAGATATCTACAGTCAATATCGATAGAGGTGGATTCAAATGGACTACTTCCTTTAACTTCTCCAGAATTTGGAATAGAATTGTAAGCTTGTACGATGGTTTGGAAGCACTTCCAGCAAATCCAGGTCTAGCAGTTGGTCAGCCTGTGGGTAACCCAGGTACGGATGGTGTTGCTGCTCCAGGTTCTTGGTTTACTCAGGAGTTTGCTGGTGTTAACCCTGCTACAGGTCGTCCAATGTGGTTTGATATCGATAGAAACATTACCTATTTGCCATTGGCTGCTGATAGAGTTTATCTAGGCTCTAACTTAGCTACTCATTACGGTGGTTTCAATAATACATTCTCTTTTAAAGGGTTTGATGTAACTGCTTTCTTTACGTACGAATATGGAGCGGTTGTATCTGATGGTCAGTTCAATTTCTTGAATGAATTGGGTACTCGTTTGACCTTGAATGGTTTGAGAGAGGTTTATGATGCTCGTTGGACAGAGCCTGGTCAAATCACACATGTGCCAAGATTGTATGTGACGGCTGCAGGTAATGCAAACGAAGTACGAAGCTTAAGTAGAAATGCTGGCTCTGCCACTTTATTGAAAGCTGATTTTATCCGTTTGGCACAGTTAACTGTAGGTTATAACTTTAAGCCATCTATGTTGAGAAGCTTAGGTTTGTCTAGAGCGAGAGTATACGCTCAGGGCTTAAACTTGTTGACTTTCTCTGACTATCCTGGATATGATCCTGAGTTCGCTGGTGCAGCTACTGGTGCTACTCCGTTGACAAGAAACATCCAGTTTGGTGTTCAAATAGGATTCTAA
- a CDS encoding RagB/SusD family nutrient uptake outer membrane protein: protein MTRMNYISKIVLSFFVASALFLTSCEDALLVDPRQSIDADGALGTPDAVDAALNSVYARLRATANYGRNMFAVSDALADVGQTTNNSGRLIGEFNNNPGAHHGNWANSYFAINEANLILDGIAGGVTGATTAQLSRWEGEAKFLRALYYFDLIKIYAYMPTAIYQPGVVDEGGVPLVLEGVITSQAAFARQSPRATIAQVYDQIYADLEDAKRLLTSRGPQFASSGAASALLSRVALYRGDWAKSRDESTLALNSGVGTVLGGDAYVAGWRTDIHPESMFEVRFAIAAESIGVNESLQSSFTTILNLGASKNAQGGWGDFIPNPTVRGFFGLTQLQVDNVAGANNDNWDVTRNDDVRAFLYTTGNSIRGAGRQIECIKFASKNGFAYGDNVPVIRKSEMHLNRAEANYQLGNVADALAELNAFKGLRGVATVDLAGEALLNEILLERFKEFAFEGQRFFDLKRYGRGPKANIAFDDFRILPPIPQREVDGNTNLNQNRGY from the coding sequence ATGACAAGAATGAACTATATATCTAAAATTGTTTTGTCCTTCTTCGTGGCAAGTGCATTATTTCTCACATCTTGTGAGGATGCCTTGTTGGTAGATCCAAGACAATCCATTGACGCAGACGGGGCCTTAGGTACACCGGATGCAGTAGATGCAGCATTAAATTCTGTATACGCACGTTTGAGAGCTACAGCTAATTATGGTAGAAACATGTTTGCTGTTTCTGATGCCTTGGCTGATGTTGGTCAAACAACGAATAACTCTGGTCGATTAATTGGGGAGTTTAATAATAACCCGGGAGCTCATCATGGAAATTGGGCTAATTCATACTTCGCTATCAACGAAGCCAACCTTATTTTGGATGGTATTGCTGGTGGCGTAACAGGTGCTACCACTGCCCAACTATCTCGTTGGGAAGGTGAGGCCAAGTTCTTAAGAGCTTTGTACTACTTTGACTTGATCAAAATTTACGCTTACATGCCTACTGCAATCTATCAACCTGGTGTGGTTGATGAAGGTGGTGTTCCATTGGTGTTAGAGGGTGTTATTACATCCCAAGCAGCTTTCGCGAGACAGTCTCCAAGAGCTACAATTGCACAAGTGTACGATCAAATCTATGCTGATTTAGAAGATGCTAAGCGTTTGTTAACTTCAAGAGGGCCTCAGTTTGCTTCTTCTGGTGCTGCTTCTGCTTTACTCTCTAGAGTTGCGCTTTATAGAGGCGATTGGGCTAAATCCAGAGATGAGTCTACTCTTGCTCTTAATTCGGGTGTAGGTACTGTTTTAGGCGGAGACGCGTATGTTGCTGGTTGGAGAACGGATATTCATCCTGAGTCTATGTTTGAAGTACGTTTTGCTATCGCTGCGGAATCTATCGGTGTGAATGAATCTTTGCAATCTTCTTTTACTACCATCCTTAATTTAGGAGCGAGTAAAAATGCTCAAGGTGGTTGGGGTGACTTTATTCCTAATCCAACAGTAAGAGGTTTCTTTGGTTTGACTCAATTACAAGTAGACAATGTTGCTGGTGCTAACAACGATAACTGGGATGTGACTAGAAATGATGACGTAAGAGCTTTCTTATACACCACAGGTAACTCCATTCGTGGCGCAGGTCGTCAGATTGAATGTATTAAATTTGCTTCAAAAAATGGTTTCGCTTATGGTGACAACGTTCCAGTTATCAGAAAGTCTGAAATGCACTTGAATCGCGCTGAAGCTAATTATCAGTTAGGAAATGTTGCAGATGCGTTAGCTGAATTGAATGCTTTCAAAGGTTTAAGAGGTGTAGCTACTGTTGATTTAGCAGGTGAAGCTTTATTGAATGAGATTCTTTTGGAAAGATTTAAGGAGTTTGCTTTCGAAGGTCAGCGATTCTTTGATCTGAAAAGATACGGTAGAGGTCCTAAAGCAAACATCGCTTTTGATGATTTCAGAATTTTGCCTCCAATCCCTCAAAGAGAAGTGGATGGTAATACTAACTTAAATCAAAATAGAGGCTATTAA
- a CDS encoding flavin reductase family protein: MKTINPKEITTQELHGYLLGAISPRPIAFASTIDNEGNVNLSPYSFFNIFGSNPPILIFSPARRVRDNTSKHSLENVLEVPEVVINIVDYAMVEQMSLASTEYEKGVNEFVKAGLTQEPSEMVKPPRVKEAPAAFECKVLQVIPTGEEGGAGNLVICEVVLAHFQDHIFDEQGKIDPFKIDTVARMGGDWYCRASGAALFEIEKPVRNKGIGIDQIPERIRHSVVLTGNHLGKLGNVETLPSLDAVAARSSNPALQDLKKRLQQDEEGYHYHLHLLAKEALDAGKVQEAWEILLQK, encoded by the coding sequence ATGAAAACAATCAACCCAAAAGAAATCACTACTCAAGAATTACATGGATATCTGTTGGGGGCTATTAGCCCTCGCCCTATAGCCTTTGCCAGTACAATCGATAATGAAGGCAACGTGAATTTGAGTCCTTATAGTTTCTTTAATATTTTCGGGTCTAATCCCCCTATACTCATTTTCTCACCAGCTAGACGGGTTCGAGACAATACTTCTAAGCATAGCTTGGAAAATGTGTTGGAAGTACCAGAGGTAGTCATCAATATTGTGGATTACGCTATGGTGGAACAAATGTCTTTGGCTAGTACTGAATATGAAAAAGGAGTCAATGAATTTGTAAAGGCTGGCCTTACCCAAGAGCCATCAGAGATGGTTAAGCCACCAAGAGTAAAAGAGGCTCCTGCAGCATTTGAATGCAAGGTGCTGCAGGTCATTCCTACTGGTGAAGAGGGCGGTGCAGGAAATTTAGTGATATGTGAAGTAGTTTTAGCGCATTTTCAAGACCATATTTTTGACGAGCAGGGAAAAATTGACCCTTTCAAGATCGATACTGTTGCTAGAATGGGCGGGGATTGGTATTGTAGAGCAAGTGGTGCCGCATTGTTTGAGATTGAGAAGCCTGTCCGCAACAAAGGGATTGGTATTGATCAAATTCCGGAAAGGATTCGTCATTCTGTAGTCCTGACAGGCAATCACTTGGGTAAGTTGGGGAATGTGGAAACGCTTCCTTCGTTGGATGCTGTTGCAGCCCGATCTTCTAATCCAGCCTTGCAAGATTTAAAAAAGCGATTGCAGCAGGATGAGGAGGGGTATCATTATCACTTGCATTTGCTTGCCAAAGAGGCCCTCGATGCTGGTAAGGTTCAGGAAGCCTGGGAGATTCTCCTCCAAAAATAG
- the fabD gene encoding ACP S-malonyltransferase → MKAYVFPGQGAQFPGMGKDLYESNEEAKALFEKANEILGFRISDIMFEGTDEELKQTKVTQPAIFLHSVILAKTSADFNPDMVAGHSLGEFSALVANGVLAFEDGLKLVYQRALAMQEACEINPSGMAAILGLEDAKVEEICASMEGETVVAANYNCPGQLVISGSNKGIELACDAMKAAGAKRALPLPVGGAFHSPLMEPAREKLEKAIAATTFHEPSCPVYQNVSTTAVTDVQEIKNNLIAQLTAPVKWTQSVQNMVADGAIEFIECGPGKVLQGLVKKIHKEAEVRSV, encoded by the coding sequence GGGAAAGGATCTCTATGAAAGCAATGAAGAAGCAAAGGCATTGTTTGAAAAAGCCAATGAAATCCTTGGTTTCAGAATTTCTGATATCATGTTTGAAGGTACAGACGAGGAACTCAAACAAACCAAAGTTACCCAACCTGCTATCTTTTTACACTCGGTGATTTTGGCCAAAACTTCTGCTGACTTCAATCCTGACATGGTAGCTGGCCACTCTTTGGGAGAGTTTTCTGCCTTGGTAGCGAATGGTGTGTTAGCTTTTGAGGATGGTTTGAAATTAGTGTATCAGCGAGCTTTAGCTATGCAGGAAGCATGTGAAATCAATCCATCCGGTATGGCGGCTATTCTTGGGTTGGAAGATGCTAAAGTTGAAGAAATCTGTGCAAGCATGGAAGGAGAGACCGTTGTTGCAGCTAATTACAACTGTCCTGGCCAATTGGTGATTTCCGGTTCCAACAAAGGAATTGAATTGGCTTGTGATGCTATGAAAGCCGCAGGTGCCAAGCGGGCATTGCCATTGCCTGTCGGTGGAGCATTTCACTCTCCCCTAATGGAGCCTGCCAGAGAGAAGTTAGAAAAAGCCATAGCCGCTACTACCTTCCATGAGCCATCCTGCCCTGTTTACCAAAATGTCAGCACTACAGCCGTTACAGATGTTCAGGAAATAAAAAATAACTTGATCGCGCAGTTAACAGCCCCAGTAAAATGGACCCAATCTGTTCAAAATATGGTTGCCGATGGAGCAATAGAATTTATTGAATGTGGCCCTGGCAAGGTGCTGCAAGGCTTGGTTAAGAAAATCCATAAAGAAGCAGAAGTGAGGAGTGTTTGA
- the lpxB gene encoding lipid-A-disaccharide synthase, protein MKYYVISGERSGDLHASNLIRAIRVKDDTSLFRGMGGNYSIEAGLDATVHYQEVAVMGFLEVLLGFRKVLRYLSIIKKDVEDFKPDVVILVDYGGFNLKIAAHAKKLGLKVHYYIPPKIWAWNQGRAKKLAKITDGVYCILPFEEEFFKGFGIQATYVGNPLLDEIQKFEGHPFFFQKNELSYQPIIALLPGSRKQEVKAMLGMMIELVPKFPNAQFVIAGVSNLEAELYTPAVEAGIRLVVDQTYDLLKHSVAAVVTSGTATLETALFRVPQVVVYRTSAISYHIGKHLIRVPFISLVNLIAGKKIVTELIQKDYSVDSLTNELNSMLSNVQIKAAIYEGYDLIKEKIGTQSASDRTAEMIVDTVRNPS, encoded by the coding sequence ATGAAATATTATGTGATTTCTGGCGAACGGAGTGGTGATCTCCATGCATCAAACCTAATTAGAGCGATTCGAGTAAAAGATGACACCTCCCTGTTTAGAGGTATGGGGGGAAATTATTCCATAGAAGCGGGTCTTGATGCCACAGTGCATTATCAAGAAGTCGCTGTGATGGGTTTTTTGGAAGTCCTGTTGGGTTTTCGTAAAGTCCTTCGTTATCTTTCGATAATCAAAAAAGATGTGGAAGATTTTAAGCCGGATGTAGTGATTTTAGTAGACTATGGTGGCTTTAATTTAAAAATAGCTGCTCATGCTAAAAAACTGGGGTTAAAAGTTCACTATTACATTCCTCCCAAGATATGGGCATGGAATCAAGGCCGAGCAAAAAAGCTTGCAAAGATTACCGATGGTGTTTACTGTATACTACCATTTGAGGAGGAGTTTTTTAAAGGTTTTGGTATTCAAGCAACTTATGTGGGAAACCCCTTGTTGGACGAAATTCAAAAGTTTGAAGGCCATCCTTTTTTCTTTCAAAAAAACGAGTTGAGTTATCAACCCATCATTGCATTGCTTCCTGGTAGCAGGAAGCAGGAGGTCAAAGCAATGCTGGGTATGATGATAGAGCTTGTCCCTAAATTCCCAAATGCTCAATTTGTTATTGCTGGGGTTTCCAACCTGGAAGCTGAACTCTATACACCTGCGGTTGAAGCTGGAATTCGACTAGTAGTGGATCAAACCTATGATTTACTCAAACATTCGGTTGCAGCTGTCGTTACTTCTGGGACTGCGACTTTGGAAACAGCTTTATTTCGCGTTCCTCAAGTGGTGGTTTATCGTACTAGTGCGATTTCCTATCATATTGGGAAGCATTTGATTCGGGTTCCTTTCATTTCCTTGGTCAATCTTATTGCCGGTAAAAAAATAGTAACGGAGTTGATTCAGAAGGATTATTCTGTTGATTCATTAACGAATGAGCTGAATTCTATGCTAAGTAATGTACAGATAAAAGCTGCTATCTACGAAGGTTATGATCTGATCAAGGAAAAAATAGGTACCCAATCAGCCTCTGATCGCACTGCCGAAATGATTGTAGATACAGTCCGAAATCCATCCTAA
- a CDS encoding 6-pyruvoyl trahydropterin synthase family protein: protein MVHVCRKEHFNAAHKLWNPNWSEEKNKEVFGPCANVNWHGHNFELIVTVKGLPDPETGFVVDLKDLSKIIKDLVIDKVDHKNLNLDVDFMEGKMASCEILVMEFWKILYPAVNAIVPHGSLYKLTLYETPRNFVEYYGE, encoded by the coding sequence ATGGTACACGTTTGTAGAAAAGAGCATTTTAACGCTGCACATAAACTTTGGAATCCGAATTGGTCCGAAGAAAAAAATAAAGAAGTATTTGGTCCATGTGCAAATGTCAACTGGCATGGGCATAACTTTGAATTAATCGTAACGGTCAAAGGCCTTCCTGATCCTGAAACTGGTTTTGTTGTTGATTTGAAAGATCTAAGTAAAATCATCAAAGATCTAGTGATTGATAAGGTGGATCATAAAAACCTGAATTTGGATGTTGATTTTATGGAAGGTAAAATGGCTAGCTGTGAGATTTTGGTGATGGAGTTTTGGAAAATACTTTACCCTGCAGTGAATGCAATTGTCCCTCATGGTAGCTTATATAAGCTTACACTTTACGAAACCCCTCGGAACTTTGTAGAGTACTACGGGGAGTAA
- the folK gene encoding 2-amino-4-hydroxy-6-hydroxymethyldihydropteridine diphosphokinase, with protein MEKLVLILGGNLGDREKLIVEAKKNLQLKLGSIVSESKIYETAAWGGASEGNYLNQVLILETDLEPLYILQVIQSIEQSLGRERIQKWGNRTMDIDILYLGNQIIKEPQLIVPHPYISERKFVLVPLVDVWPDFIHPIHQLSHVQLLQQLNDDLDVLEFIASS; from the coding sequence ATGGAAAAACTAGTTTTGATTTTAGGGGGTAATTTGGGTGATCGGGAAAAATTAATTGTTGAAGCGAAAAAAAACCTTCAACTCAAGCTTGGCTCTATCGTCTCGGAATCTAAAATCTACGAAACTGCCGCTTGGGGAGGGGCTTCAGAAGGGAATTACCTCAATCAGGTATTAATTTTGGAGACTGATTTGGAACCTCTGTATATTCTCCAAGTGATTCAATCTATAGAACAATCGTTGGGCAGGGAACGAATTCAAAAATGGGGTAATCGTACCATGGATATTGATATTTTGTACCTGGGGAATCAGATTATTAAAGAACCTCAGCTCATAGTTCCACACCCTTACATTTCAGAAAGGAAATTTGTTTTAGTTCCTTTAGTTGATGTATGGCCTGATTTTATCCATCCCATCCATCAATTAAGCCATGTTCAGTTACTCCAGCAATTGAATGATGATTTGGATGTCCTAGAATTCATTGCCTCCAGCTAA